In one Oncorhynchus masou masou isolate Uvic2021 chromosome 23, UVic_Omas_1.1, whole genome shotgun sequence genomic region, the following are encoded:
- the cxcl12a gene encoding chemokine (C-X-C motif) ligand 12a (stromal cell-derived factor 1), with protein MDLKLLAVMSVLAVATYVPFAQAKPISMMERCWCRSTVNTVPQRNIRELKFLHTPNCPFQVIAKLKNHKEVCINPETKWLQQYLKNALNKMKKAKQTN; from the exons ATGGATTTGAAACTCTTGGCGGTTATGTCTGTGCTTGCTGTGGCGACATACGTTCCTTTCGCACAAG CTAAGCCCATCAGTATGATGGAGAGGTGCTGGTGTCGTTCTACAGTTAACACCGTCCCCCAGCGCAACATCCGAGAACTGAAGTTCCTACACACACCCAACTGCCCCTTCCAAGTGAT tgccAAGCTGAAGAACCACAAGGAGGTGTGTATCAACCCCGAGACCAAGTGGCTGCAGCAGTACCTGAAGAATGCCCTCAACAA GATGAAGAAAGCCAAGCAGACCAACTAG